In Toxoplasma gondii ME49 chromosome X, whole genome shotgun sequence, a single genomic region encodes these proteins:
- a CDS encoding sphingolipid delta 4 desaturase/c-4 hydroxylase protein des2 family protein (encoded by transcript TGME49_237200~Predicted trans-membrane domain (TMHMM2.0):128-151:165-188:222-240:244-264:270-293), which translates to MAIGDQVCFQSPGTEKSKKGCVTESTAVPESEGEATCVTDVPGETAGKSTVSNASETEQLLAPFAPDGTPQDFQWTTQPIPHSYRRRTILEKHPEVEELFGYDVREAITGTLSIFLNFFIGYKIVEWQFGWPAVLLCMAVFSATINHSLFLVMHEASHMLLLPERWMNEVFAIFCNLSMGTPAGIGFMRYHLDHHTYTGVDVVDPDIPSEIEGRLFKSRLGKFIFVLLLPFTYTLRPMLRTPKEPIFMEVVNWVVVILWDILVYQHLGAKGLVYFVGGSFFSLSFHPLNGHLISEHYQFPKGEKLQETYSAYGWENLLTYNCGYHLEHHDFPRIPGSRLPELHRIAKEFYDLPHHTSWMRVVWDFIMTKEVGPFSRVKRVATRGGKIPFPHKQFVADELNELGPFWTGPKTEFQKTAADTKKAQ; encoded by the coding sequence ATGGCGATTGGCGACCAAGTGTGCTTTCAGTCGCCGGGGacggagaagtcgaagaaaggCTGCGTCACCGAGAGTACCGCAGTGcccgagagcgaaggcgaggcaacTTGCGTCACAGATGTTCCTGGTGAAACCGCTGGCAAATCCACGGTCTCGAACGCCTCTGAGACCGAGCAACTTCTCGCGCCGTTCGCTCCAGACGGCACTCCCCAGGATTTTCAGTGGACGACGCAGCCTATTCCGCACTCGTATCGAAGACGTACCATTCTGGAAAAGCATCCTGAAGTCGAGGAGCTGTTTGGGTACGATGTCCGCGAGGCCATAACGGGGACGCTGTCGATTTTTCTGAACTTTTTCATCGGCTACAAGATTGTCGAGTGGCAGTTCGGGTGGCCCGCCGTCTTACTGTGCATGGCAGTTTTCAGTGCGACGATCAACCactcgctttttctcgtgATGCACGAGGCGTCCCACATGCTTTTGCTGCCGGAGCGGTGGATGAATGAAGTCTTTGCAATCTTCTGCAATTTGTCAATGGGCACGCCAGCCGGAATTGGCTTCATGCGCTACCACTTAGACCACCACACATACACGGGGGTCGATGTCGTCGATCCAGACATCCCCAGCGAGATTGAGGGCAGGTTGTTCAAGTCCCGACTCGGGAAATTCATTTTTGTGCTGCTGTTGCCCTTCACCTACACTTTGCGGCCGATGTTGCGGACACCTAAGGAGCCGATTTTCATGGAGGTAGTCAACTGGGTAGTTGTCATTCTCTGGGACATTCTTGTTTACCAGCACCTCGGAGCGAAGGGGCTCGTCTACTTTGTCGGCGggtcgtttttttccttgtcGTTCCACCCTCTGAATGGCCACCTCATTTCGGAACACTACCAGTTCCCGAAGGGGGAGAAGCTCCAGGAAACGTACAGCGCCTACGGATGGGAAAATCTGCTCACGTACAACTGCGGATACCACCTCGAACACCACGACTTTCCACGCATTCCCGGATCCCGGCTTCCGGAACTGCACCGGATTGCCAAGGAGTTCTACGACCTGCCACACCACACCTCGTGGATGAGGGTTGTGTGGGATTTCATTATGACGAAAGAAGTCGGCCCCTTCAGCCGCGTCAAACGCGTTGCCACGCGAGGCGGAAAAATCCCTTTCCCCCACAAACAGTTTGTTGCAGACGAGTTGAACGAACTCGGCCCCTTTTGGACTGGGCCGAAAACAGAGTTCCAGAAAACTGCCGCTGACACCAAGAAGGCGCAGTGA
- a CDS encoding Tyrosine kinase-like (TKL) protein (encoded by transcript TGME49_237210): MEYTDDTGEHGIALVLGKTPSEPLDLSFSPTDMDALKIMSFEDATAFVEHSALKPEYGTPSSSVGPKQAVASYPEGTRIISFSGKSVTLSSQSSECKAFLGSTRIPQTRTTDVSRPHKSDADRLPPARCNPDRAVLASGGIFVDTPYEPRGEKAPLLQRSSHHASRKSAGSSSSSQDSKADPRGQRDQPIGGCSAADDSCRESSRQVSSDSNIPASMWIAKDLFSPPLGCFARPLSHADSPHFQVDADREESRLDLSTRSRRETHAVSRFLGLSCMSAEADVDASEIRMSTRDRLSSLPAYPEARLVSDSGESRLLSVHGCSVVSAPRTLSNCRVVSDVGSSLRRASPSRRTEDLTALRDSGERQVSEPPARVCGEDAVKKMCEPDSPQTDQSNSVTQVSSERTQSLENFRKPLVEHALSPVLEQKVDSAPTLSEGHQRFPPVAGGSQPNGVAGPAWQQRRRVSKKKVRVNQSVDGISPPRLEASTEKNRNNSSDQKDERNAQSPGLVSGQGPASPWVLRPCPPCEVTLAEVSMNGLIGKGATSSVYRATWRDGEAACKIVAFPVGGSPASRAPQIRQLIHDFRKELVVISRLNHPNLVGLRGAGTRNPPLFMLTELCAGGSLFDLLHKGSNKRVTGEQASSASRAQASESAQVETRQDPSDDPYRAAVASMLEKRLGAETRLDGSNAESVSEESGGFWSFLGKFSFFPKKEPRVPTPASFFLPPKTPSNEDILFSRGPAVSLDWKLRAQIALDLARGCQYLHSVNVVHRDIKSLNVLLTNDCSEGLKSGTKPIAKLADFGCAVLADGGPGSSTGAPGQSAGAAGWAGTVLWMAPEALAKQSCTEKADVYSFAIVLYELLSNRIPFEELQGTPAYKKLPELIPCGLRPNISPHALPRDLPEGLRDLMESCWRQEPANRPPFTHIVKALEIIIDGL, encoded by the exons ATGGAGTACACCGATGATACTGGGGAACATGGGATCGCACTTGTTCTCGGGAAAACGCCCTCGGAACCCCTAGATCTGAGTTTCTCGCCGACAGATATGGATGCGCTGAAGATTATGTCTTTCGAGGATGCGACGGCTTTCGTTGAACACTCAGCGCTGAAGCCAGAGTATGGGACCCCGAGCTCGAGCGTAGGACCCAAACAGGCTGTTGCTTCCTACCCAGAAGGCACGCGCATCATTTCTTTTTCAGGAAAATCAGTGACTCTTTCTAGCCAGAGCTCGGAGTGTAAAGCTTTTCTGGGCTCGACTCGAATTCCCCAAACTCGGACCACCGACGTCTCTCGACCTCACAAAAGCGACGCTGACAGGCTCCCTCCTGCGCGATGCAACCCCGATCGCGCGGTTCTCGCGTCTGGGGGGATTTTTGTAGACACTCCATATGAGCCTcggggagaaaaggcgcCTCTCCTGCAACGTTCTTCGCACCACGCTTCGAGAAAGTCCGCcggctcttcctcgtcttctcagGACTCCAAGGCCGACCCCAGAGGTCAGCGCGATCAACCGATCGGTGGGTGCTCTGCCGCAGACGACTCGTGTCGAGAGTCTTCTCGGCAAGTGAGTTCAGACTCAAATATCCCTGCGTCGATGTGGATAGCCAAagatctcttctctcccccccTTGGTTGTTTCGCGCGTCCGTTGTCTCATGCAGACTCGCCTCATTTCCAAGTCGACGCTGATCGCGAGGAATCAAGACTGGATCTCTCCACGCGGTCACGAAGGGAAACACATGCAGTCAGTCGCTTCCTGGGTCTCAGTTGCATGAGTGCAGAAGCCGACGTGGATGCCAGCGAGATCCGTATGTCGACGCGAGAccgcctctcgtctcttcctgcgtACCCAGAGGCCCGCCTGGTGTCCGACTCTGGGGAgagtcgtcttctttctgttcacGGCTGTAGCGTTGTCTCAGCACCACGGACGCTCTCGAACTGTCGCGTCGTTTCTGATGTgggctcttctctccgtcgcgcAAGTCCTTCACGTCGGACTGAGGACTTGACGGCCCTCCGTGACTCTGGGGAACGGCAGGTCAGTGAGCCTCCTGCGCGTGTTTGTGGTGAGGATGCCGTGAAAAAGATGTGTGAACCAGATTCACCGCAGACAGATCAGTCGAACTCCGTCACGCAAGTGTCCAGTGAACGTACACAGTCCCTGGAAAACTTTCGCAAACCGCTGGTGGAACATGCTCTCTCCCCGGTCTTGGAACAGAAAGTGGACAGCGCCCCCACTCTTTCAGAAGGCCATCAAAGATTCCCTCCTGTCGCCGGCGGGTCCCAGCCGAACGGCGTCGCTGGGCCGGCCtggcagcagcgaagaagagtctcAAAAAAAAAGGTGCGTGTGAACCAATCAGTAGATGGGATATCTCCTCCAAGACTGGAAGcgtcgacggagaagaaTCGGAACAACAGCAGTGAccagaaagacgagagaaacgcgcagtCTCCGGGACTCGTTTCCGGACAAGGCCCG gCTTCACCGTGGGTACTTCGACCTTGTCCACCTTGTGAAGTAACGCTGGCTGAGGTTTCGATGAATGGGCTGATCGGAAAAGGCGCGACTTCTTCGGTCTATCGAGCGACGTGGCGCGACGGCGAAGCTGCCTGCAAAATTGTTGCGTTTCCGGTGGGAGGTTCTCCGGCTTCGCGGGCGCCTCAAATTCGCCAGCTGATTCACGACTTCCGCAAGGAGTTGGTGGTGATCTCGCGACTGAATCACCCGAATCTCGTCGGCCTTAGGGGCGCCGGAACGCGGAATCCTCCGCTGTTCATGTTGACCGAACTGTGTGCCGGTGGGTCGCTCTTCGACCTCCTGCACAAAGGCTCGAACAAGAGGGTAACTGGTGAACAAGCCAGTTCTGCGAGTCGGGCGCAGGCTTCAGAATCTGCTCAGGTCGAGACTCGTCAGGACCCAAGCGACGACCCTTACCGAGCAGCAGTTGCTTCGATGCTGGAAAAACGCCTCGGCGCGGAGACGAGACTTGATGGATCGAATGCGGAATCGGTTTCCGAGGAGTCTGGGGGCTTCTGGTCCTTTCTGGGGaagttttcgttttttccgaAGAAGGAACCGCGTGTTCCAACGCCcgcctcgtttttcctgccaCCGAAAACGCCCTCAAACGAAGACATTCTGTTTTCTCGGGGGCCAGCGGTCTCTCTGGACTGGAAACTGCGAGCCCAGATTGCTCTCGACCTCGCCAGGGGATGTCAGTACCTCCACAGCGTCAACGTCGTTCACAGAGACATCAAAAGTCTCAACGTGCTGTTGACAAACGACTGCTCTGAAGGTCTCAAATCAGGCACCAAACCCATCGCGAAACTGGCCGATTTCGGTTGCGCTGTCCTCGCAGACGGGGGCCCTGGAAGTTCGACAGGAGCGCCTGGACAAAGCGCTGGCGCCGCCGGCTGGGCAG GCACGGTTCTGTGGATGGCGCCTGAGGCTCTGGCTAAGCAGAGCTGCACCGAAAAAGCGGATGTCTACTCGTTTGCCATCGTGCTCTACGAACTTCTTTCTAATCGAATTCCGTTCGAGGAATTACAAGGCACTCCCGCCTACAAGAAACTTCCTGAGCTCATTCCATGCGGTCTGAGACCGAACATCAGCCCGCATGCGTTACCCCGGGACTTGCCTGAGGGTCTACG AGATCTCATGGAGTCTTGCTGGCGACAAGAACCCGCGAACCGTCCACCTTTTACACATATCGTGAAAGCTCTGGAGATCATCATCGACGGACTGTAA